A DNA window from Drosophila pseudoobscura strain MV-25-SWS-2005 chromosome 2, UCI_Dpse_MV25, whole genome shotgun sequence contains the following coding sequences:
- the LOC4802618 gene encoding FAM172 family protein homolog CG10038 isoform X2, whose translation MTDPAPATKCDEAIAKLKEFGYAFDEGGVLRQIDPATGKPGKEPYTYDIKDDADDNEKHYQNLAEQIPNIIYALLEKSGLSRTYVPFGKPPDRSSFVYSQPAKLAQSKKLLVLIHGSGEVRAGQWARSLIINNSLDHGSQMPYIRQAQKLGYDILITNTNDCRRFYNGKANPIKGVETSTEHAKYVWKNIVLPSNPESVAIVAHSYGGYVTIDLVNNFLDFFKEKVFAIALTDAVIGSPQSNCENYLQEVTCDWVTSNSPLDTPISSTRDKIRRVSAGHTKHEWTSYSAMDSVFKFFEEKYEQRTKVK comes from the exons ATGACGGACCCGGCACCGGCCACCAAATGTGATGAAGCGATTGCAAAGTTGAAGGAATTTGGCTATGCATTCGATGAAG GTGGTGTACTGCGTCAGATCGATCCAGCCACTGGGAAACCGGGCAAGGAGCCGTACACCTACGACATTAAGGATGATGCCGACGATAATGAGAAGCATTATCAGAATCTTGCTGAG CAAATACCGAACATTATCTATGCGCTGCTGGAGAAGAGTGGCCTGAGTCGCACCTACGTACCCTTTGGCAAGCCTCCAGATCGCTCGTCCTTTGTGTACTCCCAACCAGCGAAGTTGGCGCAGTCTAAGAAGTTACTCGTGCTCATTCATGGCAGCGGAGAAGTCCGAGCGGGACAATGGGCAAGGAG CCTTATCATCAACAATTCTTTGGATCATGGATCTCAGATGCCCTACATACGACAGGCACAAAAACTGGGCTATGATATCCTAATCACCAATACAAACGATTGCAGACGGTTTTATAATGGTAAAGCGAATCCCATTAAGGGCGTGGAGACTTCCACAGAGCATGCCAAGTATGTGTGGAAGAATATTGTATTGCCATCGAACCCAGAGAGTGTGGCCATAGTAGCACATAGTTATGGAGGCTACGTGACCATCGATTTG GTGAATAACTTTTTGGACTTCTTCAAGGAGAAGGTCTTTGCAATCGCTCTCACTGATGCGGTTATTGGTAGTCCTCAGTCCAACTGCGAGAATTACCTGCAGGAAGTGACCTGTGATTGGGTGACAAGCAACTCTCCGCTGGACACGCCAATTTCCTCAACTAGGGATAAAATACGACGTGTTTCAGCGGGTCATACCAAGCATGAGTGGACCTCGTACTCAGCCATGGATTCCGTCTTCAAATTCTTTGAGGAAAAGTATGAGCAACGTACGAAAGTCAAGTGA
- the LOC4802618 gene encoding FAM172 family protein homolog CG10038 isoform X1, giving the protein MWTSIYHFFRPPRYYDMTDPAPATKCDEAIAKLKEFGYAFDEGGVLRQIDPATGKPGKEPYTYDIKDDADDNEKHYQNLAEQIPNIIYALLEKSGLSRTYVPFGKPPDRSSFVYSQPAKLAQSKKLLVLIHGSGEVRAGQWARSLIINNSLDHGSQMPYIRQAQKLGYDILITNTNDCRRFYNGKANPIKGVETSTEHAKYVWKNIVLPSNPESVAIVAHSYGGYVTIDLVNNFLDFFKEKVFAIALTDAVIGSPQSNCENYLQEVTCDWVTSNSPLDTPISSTRDKIRRVSAGHTKHEWTSYSAMDSVFKFFEEKYEQRTKVK; this is encoded by the exons ATGTGGACTAGCATTTACCACTTCTTTCGCCCCCCCAGATACTACGACATGACGGACCCGGCACCGGCCACCAAATGTGATGAAGCGATTGCAAAGTTGAAGGAATTTGGCTATGCATTCGATGAAG GTGGTGTACTGCGTCAGATCGATCCAGCCACTGGGAAACCGGGCAAGGAGCCGTACACCTACGACATTAAGGATGATGCCGACGATAATGAGAAGCATTATCAGAATCTTGCTGAG CAAATACCGAACATTATCTATGCGCTGCTGGAGAAGAGTGGCCTGAGTCGCACCTACGTACCCTTTGGCAAGCCTCCAGATCGCTCGTCCTTTGTGTACTCCCAACCAGCGAAGTTGGCGCAGTCTAAGAAGTTACTCGTGCTCATTCATGGCAGCGGAGAAGTCCGAGCGGGACAATGGGCAAGGAG CCTTATCATCAACAATTCTTTGGATCATGGATCTCAGATGCCCTACATACGACAGGCACAAAAACTGGGCTATGATATCCTAATCACCAATACAAACGATTGCAGACGGTTTTATAATGGTAAAGCGAATCCCATTAAGGGCGTGGAGACTTCCACAGAGCATGCCAAGTATGTGTGGAAGAATATTGTATTGCCATCGAACCCAGAGAGTGTGGCCATAGTAGCACATAGTTATGGAGGCTACGTGACCATCGATTTG GTGAATAACTTTTTGGACTTCTTCAAGGAGAAGGTCTTTGCAATCGCTCTCACTGATGCGGTTATTGGTAGTCCTCAGTCCAACTGCGAGAATTACCTGCAGGAAGTGACCTGTGATTGGGTGACAAGCAACTCTCCGCTGGACACGCCAATTTCCTCAACTAGGGATAAAATACGACGTGTTTCAGCGGGTCATACCAAGCATGAGTGGACCTCGTACTCAGCCATGGATTCCGTCTTCAAATTCTTTGAGGAAAAGTATGAGCAACGTACGAAAGTCAAGTGA